The Setaria italica strain Yugu1 chromosome IX, Setaria_italica_v2.0, whole genome shotgun sequence genome has a window encoding:
- the LOC101778512 gene encoding protein NRT1/ PTR FAMILY 5.3 — MAENGGEGEGGEGGEYTKDGSVDLRGNPVPRSKRGGWRACTFIVVYELFERMAYYGVASNLVMYLTERLHQGTVEAANNVTNWSGTVFLTPLLGAFLADAYLGRYWTFVAGSAVYLMGMLLLTLAVSVPALKPPPCDGAGAGATCPRASALQLGVYFGGLYTIALGHGGTKPNISTIGADQFDDFHPPERLRKLSFFNWWMFTVFTGILFSTTVLVYLQDSVSWSWGYGVPTLALAASVAVFLAGTPLYRHKLPQGSPITRMGKVVAAAVWKCRVTVPNDLSELHEADPEYYTGKKRFRVDATSSMRFLNRAAVKTEDAPGWALCTVTEVEETKQIGKLVPLLATMFVPCALMAQVGTLFVRQGVTLDRRLGRGASPFQVPPASLGACVTLTMLVCVAVYDRALVPFLRRRTKNPRGITLLQRIGAGLLLQVATMAITAAVESRRLGFARSHSAALGAPLPLTIFVLLPQFVLMGAADAFLVVGQIEFFYDQAPESMKSLGTAMSLTAYGVGSMLSSAVLSLVERTTAAGRRGGAPWVANDLNASRLDCYYAFLAVLAAANLAAFVVLSCRYEYRAESTEAIGVTATVQSEPAAP; from the exons atGGCGGAGaacggcggcgagggagagggaggggaaggcggGGAGTACACCAAGGACGGCTCCGTCGACCTCCGCGGCAACCCCGTCCCCCGCTCCAagcgcggcggctggcgcgccTGCACCTTCATCGTCG TGTACGAGCTGTTCGAGCGGATGGCCTACTACGGGGTGGCGTCGAACCTGGTGATGTACCTGACGGAGCGGCTGCACCAGGGCACCGTCGAGGCCGCCAACAACGTCACCAACTGGTCGGGCACCGTCTTCCTCACGCCGCTGCTCGGGGCCTTCCTCGCCGACGCCTACCTCGGACGCTACTGGACCTTCGTCGCCGGATCCGCCGTCTACCTAATG GGGATGCTGCTGCTGACGCTGGCGGTCTCCGTGCCGGCACTGAAGCCGCCGCCctgcgacggcgccggcgccggcgccacctgCCCGCGCGCCTCCGCGCTGCAGCTGGGCGTCTACTTCGGCGGGCTGTACACCATCGCGCTGGGCCACGGCGGCACGAAGCCCAACATCTCCACCATCGGCGCCGACCAGTTCGACGACTTCCACCCACCGGAGCGGCTGCGGAAGCTCTCCTTCTTCAACTGGTGGATGTTCACCGTCTTCACGGGCATCCTCTTCTCCACCACAGTGCTCGTCTACCTCCAGGACAGCGTCAGCTGGTCGTGGGGGTACGGCGTGCCCACGCTCGCGCTCGCGGCCTCCGTCGCCGTCTTCCTCGCCGGCACGCCGCTGTACCGCCACAAGCTGCCGCAGGGCAGCCCGATCACGAGGATGGGCAAGGTGGTCGCCGCGGCCGTGTGGAAATGCCGTGTCACGGTACCCAATGACCTCAGCGAGCTGCACGAGGCGGACCCCGAGTATTACACGGGCAAGAAGAGGTTCCGCGTGGACGCGACGAGCTCCATGAGGTTCCTGAACAGGGCGGCGGTCAAGACCGAGGACGCCCCCGGGTGGGCGCTGTGCACGGTgacggaggtggaggagacgaAGCAGATCGGCAAGCTGGTGCCGCTGCTCGCCACCATGTTCGTGCCGTGCGCGCTGATGGCGCAGGTGGGCACGCTCTTCGTCCGGCAGGGCGTGACCCTGGACCGCCGCCTCGGGCGCGGCGCGTCGCCGTTCCAGGTGCCCCCCGCCAGCCTCGGCGCGTGCGTCACGCTGACCATGCTCGTCTGCGTGGCGGTCTACGACCGCGCCCTCGTTCCCTTCCTCCGGAGGCGCACCAAGAACCCGCGCGGGATCACGCTGCTGCAGCGCATCGGCGCCGGGCTTCTCCTCCAGGTCGCGACGAtggcgatcacggcggcggtCGAGAGCCGGAGGCTGGGCTTCGCGAGGAGCCACTCGGCGGCGCTTggggcgccgctgccgctgacCATCTTCGTGCTGCTGCCGCAGTTCGTGCTGATGGGCGCCGCGGACGCGTTCCTGGTGGTGGGCCAGATCGAGTTCTTCTACGACCAGgcccccgagagcatgaagagCCTCGGCACGGCCATGTCCCTGACGGCCTACGGCGTGGGCAGCATGCTGAGCAGCGCCGTGCTCTCGCTCGTGGAGCGGACCACGGCCGccgggaggaggggcggcgcgccCTGGGTGGCCAACGACCTCAACGCGTCGCGCCTCGACTGCTACTACGCGTTCCTCGCCGTACTCGCCGCCGCGAACCTCGCCGCGTTCGTTGTGCTGAGCTGCAGGTACGAGTACAGGGCGGAGTCCACGGAGGCGATCGGCGTCACGGCGACAGTGCAGtcggagccggcggcgccgtgA
- the LOC101778921 gene encoding probable inactive leucine-rich repeat receptor kinase XIAO isoform X1, producing the protein MPTPPPAPARLLHLAAPLLVVLALAAGVANAATPPSPADALLAWKSSLGDPPALSTWADAASLCTGWRGVACDAAGRVTSLRLRGLGLTGGLDALDAATLPGLTSLDLNGNNLAGPIPASLSRLRALAALDLGSNGLNGTIPPQLGDLSGLVDLRLYNNNLAGAIPHQLSKLPKIVHFDLGSNYLTNPDKFESMPTVSFLSLYLNYLNGSFPEFLLRSSNVTYLDLSQNFFSGPIPDSLPERLPNLRWLNLSANAFSGKIPASLVRLTRLQDLHIGGNNLTGGVPEFLGSMSQLRVLELGGNQLGGRLPPVLGRLKMLQRLDVKNAGLVSTLPPELGSLSNLDFVDLSGNHLSGSLPASFVGMRKMREFGVSFNNLTGEIPRALFTGWPELITFQVQSNSLTGKIPPALGKATKLRILYLFSNNLTGSIPTELGELANLNELDLSVNYLTGPIPSSFGNLKQLTRLALFFNGLTGEIPPEIGNMTALQILDVNTNLLEGELPSTISSLRNLLYLALFDNNLSGTIPQDLGKGLALTDVSFANNSFSGELPRSLCAGFALQNFTANQNKFSGTLPPCLRNCTVLYRVRLDQNNFTGDISEAFGVHPNLDYLDVSGNHLTGRLSSDWSKCNNLTSLFIKANNISGNIDASFCRLSSLRSLDLSNNQLSGELPGCWWNLQALEIMDVSSNIFSGEFPASANDDLPLQLLHVGKNNFFGVFPPIIQKCMMLRTLDLGDNNFFGDIPSWIGTSVPLIRVLRLRSNNFTGIIPSELSQLSDLHLLDIANNNFIGSIPRSFGNLSSMKQPEKAFMESFQKLDIHLLALVQESRVSVFSRRTEPKNPNDEYRDRVNIFWKGSEQTFQRTIEFVTGIDLSSNSLSDGIPEEIAYLQGLRFLNLSRNNLSGSIPEGIGSLNLLESLDFSWNELSGVIPRSISKLSCLSMLNLSNNQLWGEIPTGSQLQTLVDPSIYGNNLGLCGPPLSVPCSDWNKFGMTEDRREVTWLCYSVILDFVFGSWLWFGALVFLESWRFLVFQFADCLGTN; encoded by the coding sequence ATGCCGACGCCACCACCCGCCCCCgcgcgcctcctccacctcgcggccccgctcctcgtcgtcctcgccctcgccgccggcgtcgccaatgccgcgacgccgccgtccccggccGACGCGCTGCTGGCGTGGAAGTCGAGCCTGGGCGACCCGCCGGCGCTGTCCACCTGGGCGGACGCGGCCTCGCTCTGCACCGGCTGGCGCGGGGTCGCCTGCGATGCCGCCGGCCGCGTCACCTCCCTCCGGCTCCGCGGCCtcggcctcaccggcggcctGGACGCGCTCGACGCCGCCACACTCCCGGGCCTCACCTCCCTCGACCTCAACGGCAACAACCTGGCCGGCCCCATCCCGGCGTCGCTCTCGCGGCTGCGCGCGCTGGCCGCGCTCGACCTGGGCAGCAACGGGCTCAACGGCACCATCCCGCCGCAGCTCGGCGACCTCTCCGGCCTCGTCGACCTCCGCCTCTACAACAACAACCTCGCCGGCGCCATCCCGCACCAGCTGAGTAAGCTCCCAAAGATCGTCCACTTCGACCTGGGCTCCAACTACCTGACCAACCCCGACAAGTTCGAGTCGATGCCCACCGTCTCGTTCCTCTCGCTCTACCTCAACTACCTCAACGGCAGCTTCCCGGAGTTCCTGCTCCGCAGCAGCAACGTCACCTATCTCGACCTGTCGCAGAACTTTTTCTCCGGGCCGATCCCGGACTCGCTGCCGGAGAGGCTGCCGAACCTGCGGTGGCTCAACCTGTCAGCCAACGCGTTCTCCGGCAAGATCCCAGCGTCGCTCGTGAGGCTGACGAGGCTCCAGGACCTGCACATCGGCGgcaacaacctcaccggcggCGTCCCGGAGTTCCTTGGGTCGATGTCGCAGCTGAGGGTTCTTGAGCTCGGCGGCAACCAGCTCGGCGGGCGGCTCCCGCCGGTTCTTGGCCGGCTCAAGATGCTGCAGCGTCTCGACGTGAAGAACGCCGGTCTGGTCTCCACTctgccgccggagctcggcAGCCTCAGTAACCTCGACTTCGTCGACCTCTCCGGTAACCACCTCTCCGGGAGCTTGCCGGCTTCCTTCGTTGGGATGCGGAAGATGCGGGAGTTCGGCGTATCGTtcaacaacctcaccggcgagATCCCACGGGCGCTGTTCACGGGCTGGCCGGAGCTCATAACGTTCCAGGTGCAGAGCAACTCGCTTACGGGCAAGATCCCACCGGCGCTCGGCAAGGCGACGAAGCTGCGAATCTTGTATCTCTTCAGCAACAACCTTACCGGCTCTATCCCGACGGAGCTCGGCGAGCTGGCGAACCTGAACGAGCTGGATTTGTCAGTGAACTACCTCACCGGGCCGATACCCAGCTCGTTCGGCAACCTCAAGCAGCTCACCCGGCTGGCGCTCTTCTTCAACGGGCTCACCGGCGAGATCCCGCCGGAGATCGGCAACATGACGGCGTTGCAAATCTTGGACGTCAACACCAACCTACTGGAAGGAGAGCTGCCTTCCACAATCTCATCGCTGAGGAACCTCCTGTACCTGGCATTATTCGACAACAACTTGAGTGGCACCATCCCACAGGACCTAGGCAAAGGGCTGGCATTGACCGACGTGAGCTTCGCGAACAACAGTttctccggcgagctgccaCGGAGCCTCTGCGCTGGCTTTGCGCTGCAGAACTTCACCGCGAACCAGAACAAATTCAGCGGCACGCTGCCACCATGCCTACGGAACTGCACTGTTCTGTACCGTGTGAGATTAGATCAGAATAACTTCACTGGCGACATCTCAGAGGCATTCGGTGTCCATCCCAATTTGGACTACTTGGACGTCTCAGGAAACCATTTGACAGGGAGACTTTCATCGGATTGGTCAAAATGCAACAATCTCACATCTCTATTCATCAAGGCAAACAACATATCTGGTAATATTGATGCGTCCTTCTGTAGATTATCTTCTCTGAGGTCACTGGATCTTTCAAATAACCAATTGAGTGGGGAGCTCCCAGGTTGCTGGTGGAATTTACAAGCTTTGGAAATTATGGATGTGTCTAGcaacatcttttcaggtgaattTCCAGCCTCAGCAAACGATGATTTGCCTCTCCAGTTGCTTCATGTTGGTAAGAACAACTTCTTTGGAGTTTTTCCACCGATCATTCAGAAATGCATGATGCTCAGGACCCTTGATCTTGGGGATAACAATTTCTTTGGCGATATACCGTCTTGGATTGGAACAAGTGTTCCACTTATAAGAGTTCTCAGGCTTCGATCAAATAATTTCACTGGTATTATTCCTTCGGAGCTATCTCAACTCTCTGATCTTCATTTACTTGACATAGCCAATAATAACTTCATAGGATCCATCCCGAGATCATTTGGCAACTTATCATCAATGAAACAACCAGAAAAGGCTTTCATGGAATCTTTTCAAAAGCTTGATATCCATTTGCTTGCATTGGTCCAAGAAAGTCGGGTTTCCGTGTTTTCAAGGAGGACTGAGCCCAAGAACCCTAATGATGAGTATCGAGATAGGGTTAACATATTCTGGAAAGGCAGTGAACAAACTTTTCAGAGGACTATTGAGTTTGTAACAGGTATTGATTTATCAAGCAATTCACTTTCTGATGGCATCCCCGAAGAGATAGCATACCTTCAAGGTCTCCGGTTTTTGAACTTGTCAAGAAATAATCTATCAGGCAGTATTCCAGAAGGAATTGGCAGCTTGAATCTGTTGGAGTCCCTTGACTTCTCGTGGAATGAGCTTTCAGGTGTCATTCCTCGGAGCATTTCAAAACTGTCGTGCCTCAGCATGTTAAACCTGTCAAACAATCAATTGTGGGGTGAGATACCCACAGGAAGCCAGCTTCAGACGCTTGTTGATCCATCGATTTACGGAAACAATTTGGGGCTCTGTGGCCCCCCTTTGAGTGTACCATGTTCTGATTGGAATAAATTTGGGATGACTGAAGACCGTAGAGAAGTTACATGGTTATGTTACTCTGTAATTCTTgacttcgtttttggatcctggctttggtTTGGAGCTCTAGTATTCCTGGAGTCCTGGAGGTTTTTGGTTTTCCAGTTTGCTGATTGCTTAGGAACGAACTAA
- the LOC101778921 gene encoding probable leucine-rich repeat receptor-like protein kinase At1g35710 isoform X2, producing MPTPPPAPARLLHLAAPLLVVLALAAGVANAATPPSPADALLAWKSSLGDPPALSTWADAASLCTGWRGVACDAAGRVTSLRLRGLGLTGGLDALDAATLPGLTSLDLNGNNLAGPIPASLSRLRALAALDLGSNGLNGTIPPQLGDLSGLVDLRLYNNNLAGAIPHQLSKLPKIVHFDLGSNYLTNPDKFESMPTVSFLSLYLNYLNGSFPEFLLRSSNVTYLDLSQNFFSGPIPDSLPERLPNLRWLNLSANAFSGKIPASLVRLTRLQDLHIGGNNLTGGVPEFLGSMSQLRVLELGGNQLGGRLPPVLGRLKMLQRLDVKNAGLVSTLPPELGSLSNLDFVDLSGNHLSGSLPASFVGMRKMREFGVSFNNLTGEIPRALFTGWPELITFQVQSNSLTGKIPPALGKATKLRILYLFSNNLTGSIPTELGELANLNELDLSVNYLTGPIPSSFGNLKQLTRLALFFNGLTGEIPPEIGNMTALQILDVNTNLLEGELPSTISSLRNLLYLALFDNNLSGTIPQDLGKGLALTDVSFANNSFSGELPRSLCAGFALQNFTANQNKFSGTLPPCLRNCTVLYRVRLDQNNFTGDISEAFGVHPNLDYLDVSGNHLTGRLSSDWSKCNNLTSLFIKANNISGCWWNLQALEIMDVSSNIFSGEFPASANDDLPLQLLHVGKNNFFGVFPPIIQKCMMLRTLDLGDNNFFGDIPSWIGTSVPLIRVLRLRSNNFTGIIPSELSQLSDLHLLDIANNNFIGSIPRSFGNLSSMKQPEKAFMESFQKLDIHLLALVQESRVSVFSRRTEPKNPNDEYRDRVNIFWKGSEQTFQRTIEFVTGIDLSSNSLSDGIPEEIAYLQGLRFLNLSRNNLSGSIPEGIGSLNLLESLDFSWNELSGVIPRSISKLSCLSMLNLSNNQLWGEIPTGSQLQTLVDPSIYGNNLGLCGPPLSVPCSDWNKFGMTEDRREVTWLCYSVILDFVFGSWLWFGALVFLESWRFLVFQFADCLGTN from the exons ATGCCGACGCCACCACCCGCCCCCgcgcgcctcctccacctcgcggccccgctcctcgtcgtcctcgccctcgccgccggcgtcgccaatgccgcgacgccgccgtccccggccGACGCGCTGCTGGCGTGGAAGTCGAGCCTGGGCGACCCGCCGGCGCTGTCCACCTGGGCGGACGCGGCCTCGCTCTGCACCGGCTGGCGCGGGGTCGCCTGCGATGCCGCCGGCCGCGTCACCTCCCTCCGGCTCCGCGGCCtcggcctcaccggcggcctGGACGCGCTCGACGCCGCCACACTCCCGGGCCTCACCTCCCTCGACCTCAACGGCAACAACCTGGCCGGCCCCATCCCGGCGTCGCTCTCGCGGCTGCGCGCGCTGGCCGCGCTCGACCTGGGCAGCAACGGGCTCAACGGCACCATCCCGCCGCAGCTCGGCGACCTCTCCGGCCTCGTCGACCTCCGCCTCTACAACAACAACCTCGCCGGCGCCATCCCGCACCAGCTGAGTAAGCTCCCAAAGATCGTCCACTTCGACCTGGGCTCCAACTACCTGACCAACCCCGACAAGTTCGAGTCGATGCCCACCGTCTCGTTCCTCTCGCTCTACCTCAACTACCTCAACGGCAGCTTCCCGGAGTTCCTGCTCCGCAGCAGCAACGTCACCTATCTCGACCTGTCGCAGAACTTTTTCTCCGGGCCGATCCCGGACTCGCTGCCGGAGAGGCTGCCGAACCTGCGGTGGCTCAACCTGTCAGCCAACGCGTTCTCCGGCAAGATCCCAGCGTCGCTCGTGAGGCTGACGAGGCTCCAGGACCTGCACATCGGCGgcaacaacctcaccggcggCGTCCCGGAGTTCCTTGGGTCGATGTCGCAGCTGAGGGTTCTTGAGCTCGGCGGCAACCAGCTCGGCGGGCGGCTCCCGCCGGTTCTTGGCCGGCTCAAGATGCTGCAGCGTCTCGACGTGAAGAACGCCGGTCTGGTCTCCACTctgccgccggagctcggcAGCCTCAGTAACCTCGACTTCGTCGACCTCTCCGGTAACCACCTCTCCGGGAGCTTGCCGGCTTCCTTCGTTGGGATGCGGAAGATGCGGGAGTTCGGCGTATCGTtcaacaacctcaccggcgagATCCCACGGGCGCTGTTCACGGGCTGGCCGGAGCTCATAACGTTCCAGGTGCAGAGCAACTCGCTTACGGGCAAGATCCCACCGGCGCTCGGCAAGGCGACGAAGCTGCGAATCTTGTATCTCTTCAGCAACAACCTTACCGGCTCTATCCCGACGGAGCTCGGCGAGCTGGCGAACCTGAACGAGCTGGATTTGTCAGTGAACTACCTCACCGGGCCGATACCCAGCTCGTTCGGCAACCTCAAGCAGCTCACCCGGCTGGCGCTCTTCTTCAACGGGCTCACCGGCGAGATCCCGCCGGAGATCGGCAACATGACGGCGTTGCAAATCTTGGACGTCAACACCAACCTACTGGAAGGAGAGCTGCCTTCCACAATCTCATCGCTGAGGAACCTCCTGTACCTGGCATTATTCGACAACAACTTGAGTGGCACCATCCCACAGGACCTAGGCAAAGGGCTGGCATTGACCGACGTGAGCTTCGCGAACAACAGTttctccggcgagctgccaCGGAGCCTCTGCGCTGGCTTTGCGCTGCAGAACTTCACCGCGAACCAGAACAAATTCAGCGGCACGCTGCCACCATGCCTACGGAACTGCACTGTTCTGTACCGTGTGAGATTAGATCAGAATAACTTCACTGGCGACATCTCAGAGGCATTCGGTGTCCATCCCAATTTGGACTACTTGGACGTCTCAGGAAACCATTTGACAGGGAGACTTTCATCGGATTGGTCAAAATGCAACAATCTCACATCTCTATTCATCAAGGCAAACAACATATCTG GTTGCTGGTGGAATTTACAAGCTTTGGAAATTATGGATGTGTCTAGcaacatcttttcaggtgaattTCCAGCCTCAGCAAACGATGATTTGCCTCTCCAGTTGCTTCATGTTGGTAAGAACAACTTCTTTGGAGTTTTTCCACCGATCATTCAGAAATGCATGATGCTCAGGACCCTTGATCTTGGGGATAACAATTTCTTTGGCGATATACCGTCTTGGATTGGAACAAGTGTTCCACTTATAAGAGTTCTCAGGCTTCGATCAAATAATTTCACTGGTATTATTCCTTCGGAGCTATCTCAACTCTCTGATCTTCATTTACTTGACATAGCCAATAATAACTTCATAGGATCCATCCCGAGATCATTTGGCAACTTATCATCAATGAAACAACCAGAAAAGGCTTTCATGGAATCTTTTCAAAAGCTTGATATCCATTTGCTTGCATTGGTCCAAGAAAGTCGGGTTTCCGTGTTTTCAAGGAGGACTGAGCCCAAGAACCCTAATGATGAGTATCGAGATAGGGTTAACATATTCTGGAAAGGCAGTGAACAAACTTTTCAGAGGACTATTGAGTTTGTAACAGGTATTGATTTATCAAGCAATTCACTTTCTGATGGCATCCCCGAAGAGATAGCATACCTTCAAGGTCTCCGGTTTTTGAACTTGTCAAGAAATAATCTATCAGGCAGTATTCCAGAAGGAATTGGCAGCTTGAATCTGTTGGAGTCCCTTGACTTCTCGTGGAATGAGCTTTCAGGTGTCATTCCTCGGAGCATTTCAAAACTGTCGTGCCTCAGCATGTTAAACCTGTCAAACAATCAATTGTGGGGTGAGATACCCACAGGAAGCCAGCTTCAGACGCTTGTTGATCCATCGATTTACGGAAACAATTTGGGGCTCTGTGGCCCCCCTTTGAGTGTACCATGTTCTGATTGGAATAAATTTGGGATGACTGAAGACCGTAGAGAAGTTACATGGTTATGTTACTCTGTAATTCTTgacttcgtttttggatcctggctttggtTTGGAGCTCTAGTATTCCTGGAGTCCTGGAGGTTTTTGGTTTTCCAGTTTGCTGATTGCTTAGGAACGAACTAA